In one Nitrospirota bacterium genomic region, the following are encoded:
- a CDS encoding FHA domain-containing protein has protein sequence MNKVQLKFQDTLLTELPIDKDIITIGRKPGNDIHIDNLAVSGFHAKVYRDGDKFIIEDMGSLNGTFVNGTKISKHILRNSDNALIGKHVLSFVLPGSADAMEQTLGSRNAKMDETLVLDPHLQQKLLSKMPETKAPAGVREVLGGFSVIEGSSDRDEYELKDRVTSIGKDYNAGIRLRGLLAPKVAALVNRRREGYFINPVGGSAIKINGERIAERYDLKDGDVVEVGKLKMQFYLRE, from the coding sequence ATGAATAAAGTGCAGTTGAAGTTCCAGGATACCCTGCTCACCGAGCTTCCGATCGACAAGGACATCATCACCATCGGAAGAAAGCCCGGCAACGACATTCATATCGACAATCTCGCGGTTTCGGGCTTCCACGCCAAGGTCTACCGGGACGGGGATAAATTCATCATCGAGGACATGGGCAGCCTGAACGGCACGTTCGTGAACGGCACTAAGATCTCAAAGCACATCCTGAGGAATAGCGATAACGCCCTCATCGGCAAGCATGTGCTGAGCTTCGTACTGCCCGGATCGGCCGACGCCATGGAACAGACACTGGGGAGCAGGAACGCCAAGATGGATGAGACGCTGGTGCTCGACCCCCACCTGCAGCAGAAGCTCCTGAGCAAGATGCCTGAAACGAAAGCGCCCGCGGGAGTGCGTGAGGTCTTGGGCGGCTTCTCGGTTATCGAGGGCTCCAGCGACCGGGATGAGTACGAGCTCAAGGACAGGGTCACCTCGATCGGCAAGGACTACAACGCCGGGATACGGCTGCGCGGGCTTCTGGCCCCGAAAGTCGCCGCTCTGGTCAACCGGAGGAGAGAGGGATATTTCATCAATCCTGTCGGGGGCTCGGCCATAAAGATCAACGGCGAGCGAATCGCCGAGCGCTACGACCTCAAGGACGGCGATGTCGTCGAAGTCGGCAAACTGAAGATGCAGTTCTATCTGCGCGAGTAG
- a CDS encoding 3-deoxy-D-manno-octulosonic acid transferase: protein MISLLYSVLYSLALVILLPFELLKRPRSLRERWIRERLGVYGEGQGAKDERQKTIWVHAVSVGEVIAAVPLVKKIKERRPSIELVISTVTDTGQKVAAERMGSLARIVYVPFDLPFAVNRAFRRFTPSLCIIMETELWPAMIRAAGRRSMPVLLMNGRISAGSFNGYRKVRLFIRRVLGGISLFCVQNELYAERLRLLGAAPERIRVTGSFKFDTRPPSSPPEWTEQVSGPVLIAGSTHRTEEELILEAYAHLKAARPELTLIVAPRHPERFKEVEEVIRQKGLNYVKRSELSGREEGCSGLVILLDVIGELAALYGAADIAIMGGSFIEHGGQNPLEPAFWGKAIVCGPHMENFPFIEEFYRQGGAVRVEPSALSAVLGDLIASPLERGRMGACARELYEKNAGATERAMALLERYLPGPL from the coding sequence ATGATATCCCTGCTCTACAGCGTACTCTATTCCCTGGCCCTCGTCATCCTCCTGCCGTTTGAGCTCCTGAAGAGACCGCGCAGCCTGCGGGAGCGGTGGATACGGGAGCGCCTCGGAGTGTATGGAGAGGGACAGGGGGCAAAGGATGAGCGGCAGAAGACGATATGGGTCCATGCCGTCTCGGTAGGCGAGGTCATCGCCGCGGTACCGCTGGTGAAGAAGATCAAAGAGCGGCGTCCTTCAATCGAGCTCGTTATCTCTACCGTTACCGACACCGGGCAGAAGGTCGCGGCCGAGCGGATGGGATCGCTCGCACGAATCGTGTACGTGCCGTTCGATCTGCCCTTTGCGGTGAATCGCGCCTTCCGCCGTTTCACCCCCTCGCTCTGTATCATCATGGAGACCGAGCTCTGGCCCGCGATGATCAGGGCCGCCGGCAGGCGCTCGATGCCGGTTCTCTTGATGAACGGGAGGATATCCGCGGGATCATTCAACGGGTACCGGAAAGTCCGCCTCTTCATACGCAGGGTGCTCGGGGGGATCAGCCTCTTCTGCGTGCAGAACGAGCTCTACGCAGAGCGGCTCCGCCTCCTCGGCGCGGCCCCCGAAAGGATACGGGTGACCGGAAGCTTCAAGTTCGATACCCGGCCGCCGTCCTCCCCTCCCGAATGGACGGAGCAGGTGAGTGGTCCTGTGCTCATCGCAGGGAGCACGCACAGGACCGAAGAGGAATTGATACTGGAAGCGTATGCGCATTTGAAAGCCGCGCGCCCTGAACTCACTCTCATCGTAGCCCCGCGCCATCCCGAGCGGTTCAAGGAGGTGGAGGAGGTGATCCGGCAGAAGGGGCTCAATTATGTTAAACGATCGGAACTCTCGGGTAGAGAGGAGGGCTGTTCCGGTCTCGTTATTCTCCTCGATGTCATCGGCGAGCTGGCCGCTCTTTACGGCGCTGCCGACATCGCCATTATGGGAGGAAGCTTCATCGAGCATGGGGGACAGAACCCGCTCGAGCCCGCCTTTTGGGGAAAGGCGATCGTCTGCGGGCCTCACATGGAGAACTTCCCGTTCATCGAGGAGTTTTACCGGCAAGGGGGGGCGGTACGCGTCGAGCCCTCGGCGCTCTCCGCGGTCCTCGGCGACCTCATCGCGTCTCCCCTCGAGAGGGGGCGCATGGGGGCCTGCGCCAGAGAGCTTTACGAGAAAAATGCAGGGGCGACGGAGCGGGCGATGGCGCTGCTGGAGCGGTACCTCCCCGGCCCGCTCTAA
- the nifS gene encoding cysteine desulfurase NifS — translation MNPLYLDNNATTAVAPEVRDEMLPYLTDHYGNPSSMHTFGGQLASKVREARVKTAALIGADPEEIVFTSCGTESDNTAIMSALEIYPHKRHIITTRVEHPAVYNFCKHLGRKGYRVTYLPVDSRGRLSMDAFAKALDDDPAVVSIMYANNETGVIFPIEEIGTLLRERGVLFHTDAVQAVGKLPIDTKTLPVDMLSLSGHKLHAPKGVGALYIRKGTRFHPYIVGGHQEHGRRAGTENVASIIGLGKACELAARHLDDERTSVSRLRDKLEKALLEKCPDPRINGDTEHRLPNTTNISFEYVEGEAILLRLDEYGICASSGSACTSGSLEPSHVLRAMGVPFTAVHGSIRFSLSRYTTDGEIDRVIEVLPPVIDELRSLSPYGRERLAAEKLSQCTSSPT, via the coding sequence ATGAACCCCCTTTATCTCGATAACAATGCGACCACCGCCGTCGCTCCCGAGGTGCGCGACGAGATGCTCCCGTACCTCACGGACCATTACGGCAATCCCTCGAGCATGCATACCTTCGGCGGCCAGCTGGCGAGCAAGGTGCGGGAGGCGCGCGTCAAGACGGCTGCCCTCATCGGCGCCGACCCCGAAGAGATCGTCTTCACGAGCTGCGGGACCGAGAGCGACAACACGGCGATCATGAGCGCCCTCGAGATATACCCCCACAAGAGGCATATCATTACGACCCGCGTCGAGCACCCTGCGGTCTACAACTTCTGCAAACACCTCGGCCGCAAGGGATACCGGGTCACCTATCTTCCCGTCGACAGCCGGGGCAGGCTGAGCATGGACGCCTTCGCGAAAGCCCTCGATGACGACCCCGCCGTCGTATCGATCATGTATGCGAATAACGAGACCGGGGTGATCTTCCCGATCGAGGAGATCGGCACGCTGCTCCGCGAGCGGGGCGTTCTCTTCCATACCGATGCCGTTCAGGCCGTGGGCAAGCTCCCCATCGATACGAAGACGCTCCCCGTCGATATGCTCTCCCTCTCGGGGCATAAGCTGCATGCTCCGAAAGGCGTAGGCGCCCTGTACATCAGAAAGGGGACCCGCTTTCATCCCTATATCGTCGGCGGGCACCAGGAGCACGGCAGAAGGGCGGGAACCGAGAATGTGGCCTCGATAATCGGCCTCGGCAAGGCCTGCGAGCTCGCTGCCCGGCATCTGGACGACGAGAGGACCTCCGTCAGCAGGCTCCGGGACAAGCTCGAAAAGGCGCTCCTCGAGAAGTGCCCCGATCCCCGGATCAACGGCGATACCGAGCACCGCCTCCCCAATACGACGAATATCAGCTTCGAGTATGTCGAGGGCGAGGCGATCCTGCTCAGGCTCGACGAATACGGCATCTGCGCCTCGTCGGGCTCTGCCTGCACCTCCGGCTCGCTCGAGCCGAGCCATGTGCTGCGGGCCATGGGCGTTCCCTTCACGGCGGTCCACGGCTCGATACGCTTTTCCCTGAGCAGGTATACGACCGACGGGGAGATCGACCGGGTCATAGAGGTGCTGCCCCCTGTCATCGACGAGCTCCGGTCGCTCTCTCCTTACGGCCGCGAGCGGCTCGCAGCCGAAAAGCTGTCACAATGCACCTCCTCTCCCACCTAA
- a CDS encoding CHASE2 domain-containing protein, giving the protein MKKLIFSYTFIVCLLTLAMVDALFIEWYPLERLEARLYDSRLKLHRINAPSPVVIVGIDEESVRKMGPLPWPRAYIAFMVRRLHEYGAKVIGVDILYSERDYNPGLAAIKDIIRKIKAERLPDKEDRVVEIFAALLDAERRLDNDALLTAALRDTRNVVLPLSFILNGPPGSQATADRSGLIGRSSLQGAVKGAPVAKGVITPLQQFADSALALGHVNHAPDRDGVLRRESLFINYQDRAVPSFGLQLLLKYLDRDIKELSITEQGFSLGTLTIPTDHARRLLINNATRRPITSLSFSDVAQGTVPAGAFTNKLVLLGYRTPAAGSPFRTAPPPVLSDIDFTAHVLTTMLSGKPVVRPHWAFPLEAGVLVFFGALFTVLVPRVRPITGAVAVILALSLWGGAAVALFILKGYWVKPTYAAALVTLCALGRIITGVRGRESEEDIPETDVIENGALRLVVGARTDTGRIRDHNEDSFCVERTIGLLAVADGVGGESAGEVASARAIDALRNCLKRAEGEGKKPDNGSNGRTGDTLLLGEAVRYANRIVYETAQQTPQWQKMGTTVAAALVREGRMSIAHAGDSRVYLVRSGSLEQLTDDHSLVQPSMKHVLTRALGVGAEVEVDLHELALSEGDIIILCTDGLSTMVSESELLAAVTAGRDPFKTCTKLIAMANRNGGRDNITAIVAYVYKRGAASQPVKRRRNHE; this is encoded by the coding sequence ATGAAAAAGCTCATCTTTTCATACACCTTTATAGTCTGCCTCCTGACCCTGGCCATGGTCGACGCCCTGTTCATCGAGTGGTATCCGCTGGAGCGGCTCGAGGCGAGGCTTTATGACAGCCGCCTCAAACTGCACCGGATAAACGCCCCTTCGCCGGTGGTCATTGTAGGAATCGATGAAGAGAGCGTGCGGAAGATGGGCCCCCTGCCCTGGCCGAGGGCATACATCGCCTTCATGGTGCGCCGCCTTCATGAGTACGGAGCCAAGGTCATCGGCGTCGATATCCTCTATTCAGAGAGAGACTACAATCCGGGGCTCGCGGCTATAAAGGATATCATCCGAAAAATCAAGGCGGAACGGCTTCCGGATAAGGAAGACAGAGTGGTCGAGATCTTCGCGGCCCTTCTCGATGCGGAGAGGAGGCTCGATAACGACGCGCTCTTGACAGCTGCCCTCCGCGATACGCGGAATGTTGTCCTTCCCCTTTCTTTTATCCTTAACGGCCCCCCCGGCAGTCAGGCAACCGCCGACAGGAGCGGCCTGATCGGCAGGAGCTCTCTCCAAGGCGCCGTCAAAGGGGCGCCGGTCGCAAAAGGGGTCATCACGCCGCTGCAGCAGTTTGCCGACAGCGCCCTGGCCCTGGGCCATGTCAATCACGCTCCCGACCGGGACGGCGTCCTGCGGAGGGAATCGCTCTTCATCAATTACCAGGATCGGGCGGTCCCCTCCTTCGGGCTGCAGCTTCTGCTCAAGTACCTCGACCGGGACATAAAGGAGCTCTCGATAACGGAGCAGGGATTTTCCCTGGGAACCCTTACCATCCCGACAGACCATGCCAGGCGGCTGCTCATCAATAACGCTACCCGCCGTCCGATCACCTCGCTCTCTTTCTCCGATGTGGCGCAGGGAACAGTACCGGCCGGCGCCTTCACGAACAAGCTCGTGCTGCTGGGATACCGCACCCCGGCAGCGGGGTCGCCTTTCCGCACAGCCCCTCCGCCCGTACTGTCGGACATAGATTTTACCGCCCATGTCCTCACTACCATGCTCTCGGGGAAGCCCGTGGTGAGACCGCACTGGGCCTTTCCTCTCGAAGCGGGGGTGCTCGTCTTTTTCGGAGCGCTCTTCACGGTTCTGGTCCCCCGGGTCCGCCCGATCACCGGCGCCGTTGCCGTAATCCTTGCGCTCTCTCTCTGGGGAGGCGCCGCGGTAGCCCTCTTCATTCTGAAAGGATACTGGGTTAAGCCGACCTATGCCGCCGCCCTCGTCACGCTCTGCGCCCTGGGGCGCATCATCACAGGAGTGCGGGGAAGGGAGAGCGAGGAAGACATCCCCGAAACCGATGTCATCGAAAACGGGGCCCTTCGGCTCGTCGTCGGAGCCCGGACCGATACCGGCAGGATCAGGGACCACAATGAAGACAGCTTCTGCGTCGAGAGGACCATCGGCCTCCTCGCCGTTGCCGACGGGGTCGGGGGGGAATCGGCAGGAGAGGTCGCCAGCGCCAGGGCGATCGACGCCCTGCGGAACTGCCTGAAAAGGGCTGAAGGAGAAGGCAAAAAACCCGATAACGGTAGTAACGGGCGCACGGGCGATACGCTCCTGCTGGGTGAGGCGGTACGCTACGCGAACAGGATCGTGTACGAGACAGCGCAACAGACGCCCCAGTGGCAGAAAATGGGCACCACCGTCGCTGCCGCTCTGGTGAGAGAGGGCCGGATGAGTATAGCCCATGCCGGCGACAGCAGGGTCTACCTCGTCAGGAGCGGTTCACTCGAGCAGCTTACTGATGACCACAGCCTGGTCCAGCCGTCGATGAAACATGTCCTTACCAGGGCCCTCGGCGTCGGCGCCGAGGTGGAAGTCGACCTCCATGAGCTCGCGCTTTCGGAAGGCGATATCATCATCCTCTGCACCGACGGCCTGAGCACCATGGTCTCCGAGAGCGAGCTGCTCGCCGCGGTGACGGCAGGCCGGGATCCGTTCAAGACCTGCACCAAGCTGATAGCGATGGCGAACAGGAACGGAGGGAGAGACAATATCACGGCCATTGTCGCCTATGTATACAAGAGGGGCGCCGCCTCTCAGCCCGTGAAGAGAAGGAGGAACCATGAATAA
- the lpxK gene encoding tetraacyldisaccharide 4'-kinase, with protein sequence MLPQALPAGTTEGGLLPLTPLEFLYYIGYSLKKRRSCRHRRSLPCTVVSIGNITVGGTGKTPAAIALAEEALARGFSPIVLTRGYKGRAKGPCFVLPRQSGSAEAGRPPSCSSAEDAGDEPMVMAERLAGVPVVKSADRYQGGVFALRHLAALRPSLRTDAPVLFILDDGFQHWKLSRDLDIVLIDGLDPFGSRKMLPLGPLREPLEALQRADMVVITKARNEEAAAEVRAVNPRAAVFFSGYSVRGIRTKAGGAFPVEMLEDQAVYAFCGLANPESFRQTVVKLGARLSGFTAYRDHHAYTPSDIRFLGDEAQQKGCRFLVTTEKDIVKLKGFSLPLPLLCIEIAFIPDAGFYDALFSRIARS encoded by the coding sequence GTGCTTCCGCAGGCACTGCCGGCGGGCACTACCGAAGGAGGCCTGCTGCCGCTGACGCCGCTCGAATTTCTTTACTACATCGGCTATTCGCTCAAGAAGAGGCGGTCGTGCCGGCATCGCCGTTCCCTTCCCTGCACGGTCGTCAGCATCGGCAATATTACCGTCGGCGGCACCGGCAAGACACCCGCGGCCATTGCCCTCGCAGAGGAAGCGCTGGCGCGGGGGTTCAGCCCCATCGTCTTGACCAGAGGCTATAAGGGCAGGGCGAAGGGACCCTGTTTCGTGCTGCCGCGCCAGAGCGGCAGCGCGGAGGCAGGGAGGCCACCTTCTTGCTCTTCGGCCGAAGATGCCGGCGATGAGCCGATGGTGATGGCTGAACGGCTGGCCGGGGTCCCTGTCGTCAAATCCGCAGACCGGTACCAGGGAGGGGTCTTTGCGCTCCGCCATCTCGCCGCGCTGCGCCCCTCTCTCCGCACCGATGCGCCGGTCCTCTTCATCCTCGACGACGGGTTCCAGCACTGGAAGCTCTCCCGCGACCTCGACATCGTCCTCATCGATGGACTCGATCCGTTCGGCAGCAGGAAGATGCTCCCGCTGGGTCCGCTGAGGGAGCCGCTTGAGGCATTGCAGCGGGCGGATATGGTGGTGATCACCAAGGCGCGCAACGAGGAGGCTGCTGCCGAGGTGAGGGCGGTCAATCCACGGGCGGCGGTCTTTTTCTCAGGCTACAGCGTGCGCGGGATACGGACCAAAGCGGGCGGGGCTTTCCCGGTGGAGATGCTCGAGGATCAGGCGGTCTATGCGTTCTGCGGGCTCGCGAACCCCGAGTCGTTCAGGCAGACGGTCGTGAAGCTCGGCGCGAGGCTCTCGGGGTTCACGGCATACCGCGACCACCATGCCTACACCCCCTCCGACATCCGCTTTCTCGGCGACGAGGCGCAGCAGAAGGGCTGCCGCTTTCTCGTAACGACCGAGAAAGACATCGTCAAGCTCAAGGGCTTTTCCCTGCCCTTGCCGCTGCTCTGCATCGAGATAGCGTTCATACCGGACGCCGGTTTCTATGACGCCCTCTTTTCGAGGATCGCCCGCTCATAA
- a CDS encoding DegT/DnrJ/EryC1/StrS family aminotransferase, with the protein MKPMIDLKRQYLDIKDEVLQTLNEILESSQYVLGRKGAELEEQVKRYHGVQEAIGVASGTDALHLVLRALGLGPGDEVITTPFTFFATAEAILYTGATPVFVDIEPETYNIDVTLIEKAITKRTKAILPVHIFGHPADMRGIMALAARHTLKIVEDCAQSFGASLDGRKTGSFGEAGCFSFYPSKNLGAYGDGGMITLHASGLAEEIRKLRNHGSRGGYRHECLGYNSRLDEMQAGILLVKLKRIDDYNRRRRANAALYNRLLAGVAGCPVEKEGAYHVYHQYTLRSPRRDYIQQQLKERGISSVVYYPIPLHLQEAVRFLGYKEGDFPVTEQAAKEVLSLPIYPELDEADVTLTANAIRACLNG; encoded by the coding sequence ATGAAACCGATGATCGATTTGAAGCGGCAGTATCTGGACATCAAGGATGAGGTGCTCCAGACACTGAACGAGATACTCGAGAGCTCCCAGTATGTGCTGGGCAGGAAGGGCGCCGAGCTCGAAGAGCAGGTCAAGCGCTATCACGGCGTACAGGAGGCGATCGGCGTCGCTTCGGGAACGGACGCGCTGCACCTCGTCCTCCGCGCGCTGGGGCTGGGGCCGGGCGACGAAGTCATCACCACGCCCTTCACCTTCTTCGCCACTGCCGAGGCGATTCTGTACACCGGGGCCACGCCGGTATTCGTCGATATCGAGCCGGAGACCTATAACATCGATGTTACCCTTATCGAAAAGGCGATCACCAAAAGGACCAAAGCGATCCTGCCGGTGCATATCTTCGGCCACCCCGCGGATATGAGAGGCATCATGGCTCTCGCGGCGCGGCATACCCTCAAGATAGTAGAAGACTGCGCCCAGTCCTTCGGCGCCTCTCTCGACGGGAGAAAGACCGGCAGCTTCGGCGAGGCGGGGTGCTTTAGCTTCTACCCGAGCAAGAACCTCGGCGCCTACGGCGATGGCGGGATGATAACCCTTCACGCCTCCGGGCTTGCCGAAGAGATAAGGAAGTTGAGGAACCACGGCTCCCGCGGCGGCTACCGCCACGAATGCCTCGGCTATAACAGCAGGCTCGATGAGATGCAGGCGGGCATCCTTCTGGTCAAGCTCAAACGGATCGACGACTACAACAGGAGACGGCGCGCGAATGCCGCGCTGTACAACCGGCTCCTTGCGGGCGTCGCAGGCTGCCCCGTCGAAAAAGAGGGGGCTTACCACGTCTACCATCAATACACCCTCAGAAGCCCGCGGCGGGATTATATCCAGCAGCAGCTGAAGGAGCGCGGCATCTCTTCGGTGGTCTACTACCCCATACCGCTCCACCTGCAGGAGGCGGTTCGTTTCCTGGGCTATAAGGAAGGCGACTTCCCGGTGACGGAGCAGGCTGCGAAAGAAGTGCTCTCGCTCCCGATCTATCCCGAGCTCGACGAGGCGGATGTCACGCTCACCGCGAATGCTATCCGTGCATGCTTGAACGGGTAA
- the lpxB gene encoding lipid-A-disaccharide synthase — MLERVMIVAGESSGELYGALLAERLRDRSPGVRILGVGGVRMAAAGVELVATIASSFGVTEAIRTLGTIRKTFAKVFEAFATFTPQVVVLIDYPDFNFRVAREARKRGIKVLYYVSPQVWAWRTGRIRTIGKIVDRMAVILPFEADLYHRHGIPCEFVGHPVLDEIGALMQEMGYAPGALGAPEVKADARRMLGLAPDRPVLTVMPGSRPHEVRRLLPLMAEVMQEMSARYPGYQFIIPIAPNLGTALFGAQRFPGACRLVQGESLKALLAADAALIASGTSTLQAGVIGVPMAVVYKLSPLTYLIGKRVVKVRHISLVNILLDTSVQEDSGLRIKELLQREASSDTIVQELSRIIDDAGYRDAMTAQLRAIRRLFLGRKASARVAEIMDSLVPQAGTQRFCRT; from the coding sequence ATGCTTGAACGGGTAATGATCGTCGCCGGCGAGAGCTCGGGAGAGCTCTACGGCGCGCTGCTGGCCGAACGCCTGAGAGACCGCTCTCCCGGCGTGCGCATTCTCGGGGTGGGCGGAGTCCGGATGGCAGCGGCAGGAGTAGAGCTCGTTGCCACCATCGCGAGCTCCTTCGGCGTAACCGAGGCGATTCGGACCCTCGGCACCATCAGGAAGACCTTCGCGAAGGTCTTCGAGGCATTCGCGACCTTCACTCCCCAGGTGGTCGTCCTGATCGATTACCCGGACTTCAACTTTCGCGTTGCGCGCGAGGCCCGCAAGCGCGGCATCAAAGTGCTGTATTATGTAAGCCCCCAGGTATGGGCGTGGCGGACCGGAAGGATCAGGACCATAGGAAAGATCGTCGACCGGATGGCGGTGATCCTTCCCTTCGAGGCGGACCTCTATCACCGCCACGGTATTCCCTGCGAGTTTGTCGGGCATCCTGTTCTCGACGAGATCGGCGCGCTCATGCAGGAGATGGGGTATGCTCCTGGAGCGCTCGGGGCTCCCGAGGTGAAGGCCGACGCCCGCCGGATGCTCGGGCTGGCCCCCGACCGGCCGGTGCTCACGGTAATGCCCGGCAGCAGGCCTCACGAGGTGAGGCGGCTCCTGCCGCTCATGGCAGAGGTGATGCAGGAGATGAGCGCGCGCTATCCCGGGTATCAGTTCATCATCCCCATCGCCCCGAACCTCGGCACTGCCCTGTTCGGCGCGCAGCGCTTTCCGGGCGCCTGCCGGCTGGTGCAGGGAGAGTCCCTCAAGGCGCTCCTGGCGGCCGATGCCGCGCTTATCGCTTCGGGCACCTCGACGCTGCAGGCGGGAGTGATCGGCGTACCGATGGCGGTCGTTTACAAGCTCTCGCCGCTGACCTACCTCATCGGGAAGCGCGTGGTGAAGGTGCGCCACATCTCGCTCGTGAATATCCTCCTCGACACCTCGGTACAGGAGGACTCCGGTCTGCGCATCAAGGAGCTGCTCCAACGGGAAGCGAGCAGCGATACTATCGTGCAGGAGCTCTCCCGCATCATCGATGATGCAGGGTATCGAGATGCCATGACCGCCCAGCTCCGGGCCATAAGGAGGCTCTTCCTCGGCAGGAAGGCGTCGGCGCGGGTCGCGGAGATCATGGACTCCCTCGTGCCGCAGGCCGGCACACAGCGTTTCTGCCGGACATGA
- a CDS encoding serine/threonine-protein kinase, producing the protein MTSSLPAKIGKYDVIGELGRGGMAIVYLGFDPFNNRRVAIKVALEQPLQDEESRRRHQKMFFNEARIAGMLDHPNILSVYDAGIHHDQCYIVMDYIEGSKTLKEHCTVGTLLSIERAVAVVFKCCKALDYAHRHGVIHRDIKPGNILLTGEGDVKIGDFGIAQSVKAGDTQTQFLGLMGSPCYMSPEQVREEPLTNQTDLFSLGVVMYELLTGRSPFHALNFSSVVRRILFQDPPPLRFYRSDIPKTLEVIVMKALSKKMTERYKTGVQFATDLRLTYVTITYSEHEVDHKERFTILRKLDFFREFHDSELWEVLPAVIWREVPPGRQITAEGSVDETFYIIVSGEAAVKRGDQTSALFRSGDCFGEISYLTRTKRTADLVAVTPVVLLEVNNTIIDQFSPACQLRFHKVFLKKLIERLSKTSEALTEI; encoded by the coding sequence ATGACGTCCTCGCTCCCTGCGAAAATAGGCAAATACGATGTTATCGGCGAGCTCGGCAGAGGAGGGATGGCTATCGTCTATCTGGGGTTCGACCCCTTTAATAATCGCCGCGTCGCCATCAAGGTCGCCCTGGAGCAGCCCCTCCAGGACGAAGAGAGCAGGCGCCGGCACCAGAAGATGTTCTTCAACGAGGCCCGCATCGCGGGAATGCTGGACCATCCCAACATACTCTCCGTTTATGATGCAGGCATTCATCATGACCAATGCTACATCGTCATGGACTATATCGAGGGAAGCAAGACCTTGAAAGAGCACTGCACGGTCGGGACACTGCTCTCCATCGAGAGAGCGGTAGCGGTCGTCTTCAAATGCTGCAAGGCGCTCGACTACGCCCATCGCCACGGCGTCATTCATCGGGACATAAAGCCGGGCAACATACTGCTTACCGGCGAGGGGGACGTGAAGATCGGCGACTTCGGCATAGCCCAGAGCGTGAAGGCGGGGGATACCCAGACGCAGTTCCTCGGGCTCATGGGCTCGCCCTGCTATATGTCGCCGGAACAGGTCCGGGAGGAGCCGCTCACCAACCAGACCGACCTCTTCTCTCTCGGCGTCGTCATGTATGAGCTCCTCACCGGCAGGTCGCCCTTCCACGCGCTCAACTTTTCGAGCGTCGTTCGCAGGATTCTCTTCCAGGATCCGCCGCCGCTGCGCTTCTACCGCTCCGATATCCCCAAGACGCTCGAAGTGATCGTCATGAAGGCGCTCAGCAAGAAGATGACGGAACGCTATAAAACGGGAGTCCAGTTCGCCACGGATCTGCGGCTCACCTATGTGACTATCACCTATTCGGAGCACGAAGTCGACCACAAGGAGCGCTTCACGATCCTGCGCAAGCTCGATTTCTTCAGGGAGTTCCATGATTCGGAGCTCTGGGAGGTGCTTCCCGCCGTCATCTGGCGCGAGGTTCCGCCGGGCCGGCAGATCACTGCAGAGGGAAGTGTCGACGAAACGTTTTACATCATCGTTTCGGGAGAGGCGGCGGTGAAGAGAGGAGACCAGACCAGCGCCCTCTTCAGGAGCGGCGACTGCTTCGGCGAGATCAGCTACCTCACCAGGACGAAAAGGACCGCCGACCTCGTTGCCGTCACGCCCGTGGTGCTTCTCGAGGTCAACAATACCATTATCGACCAGTTCTCACCCGCCTGCCAGCTCCGCTTCCACAAGGTGTTCCTTAAAAAACTGATCGAACGCCTCTCGAAGACCTCCGAAGCGCTCACCGAAATTTAG